GGGAACTGATTTCGCAAACGCGCTTCGATGCGAGCCAGCAGTTCATTAAAACTGAAGGGCTTTACGATATAATCATCCGCGCCGAGCTTGAGCCCTTTTACCCGATCGTCCACATCATCCTTGGCTGTCAGCATAATAACTGCGATGTTATCCTCTGTCTCCTTAAGACTTTGGCATACCTCAAAACCGTTCATTTCAGGCATCATAACATCCAGCACCGCTACATGCGGACGAAACTCTCTAGCCAGATCGAGCGCTGCACTCCCGTTCTCGGCGGTTCTGACTTCATACCCTTCATTAATCAGTCCAAGCTCTAAAAATTGCAAAATATGAGGCTCATCGTCCGCCAGCATAATCTTAACTCCGTGTATTGGATTCATCATTAATCTTCCCTTTCATATTGGCGCATTTTTCTCACATTAAAAGTCGGTTCATTTCTTACCTGTATCTAATATACCTGAATCCTGCCGTAAAAAAAGCACCTCATCTCAGCTTTCAGCTAACGTTCAGGGAGCGCTCAGAACTCATTAAGGTACGTATGGCATGATAATAGCAAGCCGGTAGTTCACCGGGCCAAGATCGGAAGCGACTGGTCATTCCGCAGTCCTGAAGATAGCGGCTAGAACAACGGAATAAAAACAAAGAATTTTCACAGGGAGTGGAATGAACATGATTAAGAAATGGTTCAAGACCAGGGCGGACATCCCCCTGATCATCATTATGCTGATATCCGCATTTTTGAACGGATACAACATCTGGCAAGACAAATACGTAAACACCTACTACACGACGGCAGTAGCAAGCATGCTGCAGAGCTTTCATAATTTCTTTTTCGCCTCACTTGATTCTGCAGGATCGGTAACGGTAGACAAACCGCCAGTGGTGTTCTGGATTCAGACGTTGAGCACCTATATATTCGGGCTTCACGGATGGAGCGTAATCTTGCCGCAGGCGCTGGCTCAGGTCGGATCGGTCTTGCTCGTTTACTTACTCGTTAAACCGAGCTTTGGTACACTGGCCGCACGCTTGGCTGCCTTCGCCATGGCAACAACACCGATAGCCGTAGCGGTTAGCCGCACGAATAACATTGACGCTATGTTGGTCTTCACATTATTGCTCGCAACCTGGCTGTTGTTCAGAGGCCTTAAAAATAGCAAAACCGGGTTGATCCTGGCTGCTTTTGCAGTCGTCGGCATCGCCTTTAACGAAAAAATGTTGCAAGCCTATATGATCGTTCCGGCGTTGGGCCTGTTCTATCTGCTGGCTTCCAAGTTTAACTGGAAACGTAAAGCAATTACGTTGGCAGGCTCGGCAGTAGTCCTCTTGATTGTATCGCTCTCTTGGGCAGTCATAGTGGACTCCACTCCAGCCGATGAACGTCCTTATATGGGGAGTAGCGGCACCAACTCTGTACTGAATTTGGCCTTCGGTTATAACGGCCTGTCCCGCCTGACAGGAGATCAGGGAACAGGTGGAAATCGTGGTGGTCAACGCTCAGAGCAGAACAACAACGCTGCAACCAATAGCAACAATACGAACACGGATCAGATCCAGACAACTCCATCATCCGACAGCACTACCACTACAGATGATTCTGGTGCCAACAACATGACAGCAGGCGGACCTGGTGCAGGTGGTCAAATGCCACCGGGCGGATTCGGTGGGAACGGACAAGGCGCTCCTGGTGGAGACGGACAGGGTGGTCCTGGTGGTGGCCCGGGTGGAAATTCCGGTGGCGGCATGTTCGGTACTGGTGAAAAGGGGCCTTTGCGGTTGTTCCAATCTTCCCTATCAGGCCAAGCCAGCTGGCTACTTCCGTTCGTAATCATTGCTTCTATCGGCTTGCTTGCCGGTATTCGACGCCGTAATATCACACAGAAATATAAAGAGGTTATCTTCTGGCTCGCCTGGTTGATTCCCGTAGCTGCATTTTTCAGCGTAGCAGGTTTCTTCCATCATTATTACCTGATTATGCTTGCACCACCGATTGCAGCGCTCTTTGGAGCAGGGTTCGTAGAATTGTGGCAGCAGTATCGTGAGCGTTCCAACTGGCTCTCCTGGCTATTACCCGTGGCAGTATTGGCAACATCGGTATTTAGCTGGTTCATTCTGCAAAATTACAACGACACCATCGGTAGCGGCTGGTCCATCGCGGTATTGATCGTAGGGATCATCGGCACAGCACTTCTGGTAGTAGCACGAATGAAATCCGAGAAGTTCACAAGATATGCCATTATTGCAAGTGTACTCGCTATGTTTATCGGTCCTGTGTACTGGGCATTGACACCAATCGTCTACGGGGGGAACAGCATGATTCCACAAGCTGGACCGACTCAATTTGGCGGCGGTGGTGGAATGCCAGGCCGCAATGATGGCAACAGAGGTTCAGGCTTCAATGGACAACAAGCTGAAGGAATTCAAGCGAATAACCAGACCAATAATGCAGACAATCCCAGCTCTGACGGAAATACTTCAAACACACAAACAAGTACTACCACGGAACAGAGATCTTCTACCCGCTCCAGAGGAATGGGAGGACCGAATGGCAGTCAAAGTTTAGATCAAAAAACGTTGAGCTACTTGCAAAAAAACAACACAGGGGAAACCTATCTTTTCGCAGCAAGTAATTATTCAACAGCCGCTCCTTACCTGATCGAAGCCGGACAAAAGGTAATTATTATGAACGGTTTTGTGTCTTCCGATCCGGTCTATACCGTCGATAAAATCAAGGCGCTGGTTGAAAGTGGGCAAGTGAAATACTTTATGATTTCTGGTGGCGGCGGTGGACCGGATGGCGGCAACTCCGAAGTCACTGCATGGATCAAGGAACACGGCAAAGTAATCCCTACAGATGAATGGAAAACAACAACAGGGGAAACAAGTACAGCAGCGAAAGCAACCGACAGCGGAAACGACACCACAAACAGCAATGCGAGCGCTCAGAATGGCCAAGGTGGACCTGGCGGAGACGAGCGTGGCGGAAGCGGTACTTTATACGAAATCACATTATAAATGAGGAGGAACTACGAATGAGTGAACCCATCCGTTATTCCATAGTTATTCCAATGTACAACGAGGAAGCCGTTATTACGGAAACCTATCGGAGGCTGAAACAAGTCATGGGCTCAATGGGAGAGCCCTACGAGCTAATCTTCGTCAATGATGGAAGTTCGGACCGCAGCGTCCAGCTTATTAAGGAATTCAGTCTCAGAGATGATACGATTGTATTGATTGATTTCTCTCGCAACTTTGGTCATCAGCTAGCTATTACCGCCGGGATGGATTATGCGGTGGGAGAGGCGGTCGTCGTCATTGACGCCGACCTCCAGGACCCGCCGGAACTGATCGTTGAGATGGCTAACAAGTGGAAGGAAGGCTATGAAGTCGTCTACGCCAAACGGCTCAAACGCAATGGCGAAACTCGCTTCAAGAAATGGTCTGCCAGCCTCTTCTACCGCGTTCTTAAAGCATCAACGGATATTAATATCCCGGTTGACACCGGGGACTTCCGCCTAATGGATCGCAAGGT
This window of the Paenibacillus polymyxa genome carries:
- a CDS encoding glycosyltransferase family 39 protein translates to MIKKWFKTRADIPLIIIMLISAFLNGYNIWQDKYVNTYYTTAVASMLQSFHNFFFASLDSAGSVTVDKPPVVFWIQTLSTYIFGLHGWSVILPQALAQVGSVLLVYLLVKPSFGTLAARLAAFAMATTPIAVAVSRTNNIDAMLVFTLLLATWLLFRGLKNSKTGLILAAFAVVGIAFNEKMLQAYMIVPALGLFYLLASKFNWKRKAITLAGSAVVLLIVSLSWAVIVDSTPADERPYMGSSGTNSVLNLAFGYNGLSRLTGDQGTGGNRGGQRSEQNNNAATNSNNTNTDQIQTTPSSDSTTTTDDSGANNMTAGGPGAGGQMPPGGFGGNGQGAPGGDGQGGPGGGPGGNSGGGMFGTGEKGPLRLFQSSLSGQASWLLPFVIIASIGLLAGIRRRNITQKYKEVIFWLAWLIPVAAFFSVAGFFHHYYLIMLAPPIAALFGAGFVELWQQYRERSNWLSWLLPVAVLATSVFSWFILQNYNDTIGSGWSIAVLIVGIIGTALLVVARMKSEKFTRYAIIASVLAMFIGPVYWALTPIVYGGNSMIPQAGPTQFGGGGGMPGRNDGNRGSGFNGQQAEGIQANNQTNNADNPSSDGNTSNTQTSTTTEQRSSTRSRGMGGPNGSQSLDQKTLSYLQKNNTGETYLFAASNYSTAAPYLIEAGQKVIIMNGFVSSDPVYTVDKIKALVESGQVKYFMISGGGGGPDGGNSEVTAWIKEHGKVIPTDEWKTTTGETSTAAKATDSGNDTTNSNASAQNGQGGPGGDERGGSGTLYEITL
- a CDS encoding response regulator transcription factor is translated as MNPIHGVKIMLADDEPHILQFLELGLINEGYEVRTAENGSAALDLAREFRPHVAVLDVMMPEMNGFEVCQSLKETEDNIAVIMLTAKDDVDDRVKGLKLGADDYIVKPFSFNELLARIEARLRNQFPDLLGEVVHGPFQVDDRRKEIRYQNQVLELSPTEYELLKFLVLNHGIVLSKSRILDRVWGYDFGGEDNIVEVYIRSLREKLKDKEHRVIRTLRGVGYRVDLL